The genomic stretch aataacttgttaataataaaatccttaaCCGTGCCGTACCGGCAATGAGCACTAGTccttaatgaataaaattttgtattattttaataaaaatgtttttccaGATGACTTCATAGCATACGCGCAGAAGAAAGCGGAGTTCGCGTTTGTATTCGCCTGCGACACATCGCATCATAAGCCGAAGGCTCAGTGAGGGTCACCTGTTCACATCCCGACAGTCTGCAGTCAAGTGCCCTAGTGACGGAAACTTCACCCAGGATAGGAACGAAGAGAACAGTAATGTCGAGTATGTGAAATAATTCATCAAATTATGAAATCGAAACTACAAACGAAGGCATTTTAATTCTTAACAATGGCTGTATCGGAAACGGTCTTAGccgagaagaaaaaaaaatgaatttgacAGCGGTCAACTGTTTGCCGCCATTAGTTTGACGtttgaattgtttgtttttttattggaaatgtCTTTGGATAACAATGTGATGAGTAAAGTACTGAGAGATACGTGgtgattaatatttatgtatgaaattactaaataatgCCATTGTGTTAAAGCTAGGTCTATCTCAATGAATAATGCTCTGTTGGTTACGTTTATGAGCGATTGGATATAGTGTGATTAGTGGTTTGTGTAAGTGACGTGTTTATGAAAATGGCAAGAAAATATTCctttgcaaataattttaagtaccttCCTACCCAATTTTTTAAGACCGATCTTAATTGGCTAACTTGCAGATAGAACTGGAATGTGAAATTATAGAATagtgaacatttaattttgtgttgagTGAATAgtaactacatatattttttggcCTGTTTTTTCCTCACCTTTCAAAGATTCAAAAATCATTCTATAATATTGAAAACGTTGTTTTTCATTacgcttcatcatcatcatcatatcagctacaagacgtccattgctgaacataggcctcccccaatgacttccagataggccggttggaagcaacctgcatccagcagctccctgtgaccttaatcaggtcgtctgtccaccctGTGGGTGTATGTGCTAATCTGCGCTTGCCGGTACGCGGTACTTGAGAATCTATCTGCCCCAGCGGACGTCGGATCTCCGCCCACTGCCACTTATTTCGCTTACTTTTACATATTTCCTGCGTTTATTCGGTTttctatttaaaagtaattagcTTCTTCTTCTACCAAGTACCTACGTAtgttacataggtacttaacttTCACGCGTAGAGTGACAATCGTGTAGTCTGTTCATAATCATATTTCACCTTTCTCACCTCTCTCTCTAACCATCTCGAAGAAATTGCTTATATTAAGTATGAGTTTCTAATaattcaagttctaatgttgttagtgaccatgtcagattaaaaagtttattaacacattgaacgccgtggtggtcaccggtgaccgacgttagcgaaggatttgccttcaacagttttctattggcagtctaTGACTTAAGTACCCGAGAACCAGTAAGTGAAGAGTTGAAGGTTGAGTCCAGTGGCGTGTGTCAAGCAGTGGATATGAATTATAAAGAGTCTTACATAAATGAAATAGccttaatataatatgatgaaGAAACAGGCCAATAATATTAGacaaaatgcattttaattattcagtgactagtatttgttttatggtacAAATTTATATATGCGTTGTAGTAGGTATACGCTTTATCCTACTTtcgattttttttgttaatcaaaTGACGCTAATATATTTTGCTCACTAAATGGCTCTAGCGTGGATCTctcgtccaatagggaattagctagtgccacaccattggacgttcatcatttgacagctgctgtgattggacaaaCAGACGTCTTGCTAGATTTACGCCGTATAGTGAGCTAGAAAAACGGTACCTCTTTAACCTTACGGTTAAACCATTGGACAGTCAGATTTTGACAGTTACAAAGAATAGCGCCATCtatacccttaatacgagtttacttttcgtttaaagtaattcgaaacgagagcgcgttcggcgctctgattggttggtttattcgagccggccaatcaaggCGCCGAatgcgctgtcgtttcgattacttcaacccCTAagaggccggtaacgcacttgtaacgcctctggtgtttcgggtgtccatgggctgcggcgattgcttaccatcaagtgatcggtctgctcttttaccgttttttaccataaaaagaGAAACTACAACATGCCCttaaaacgtaattaaaattCTTACAAAAATTCGTAAggatttaaacgtaaagcaaactcatactaaggatactgtttccggagctgcggattacctagcgggtttaccggggctccggtttgaaaagcaggagtaggaacggggtggtttttaggcagtaagagtctgacactccctctcgcctcgcccaaggcgagagaagtcattggatgattttccccctcaaaaaaaaggatactttttagtaaaatatcgGTGGCCCTTAATCAGTTTGAGGTTAGATATTCATCCTCCATTGTTAAAtacagtaataatttattatttatttgtgaatagCTGTAGTGTTAGGTATTTTAGTTAGTTAATCAATAAGTCAATTATCGGCCgcgactttttttttaatttagggaGCTAAGCTTATGTACTGGTAGGTAATCTGTTAACACTTATTTTTGAAAAGTAAATCGAATTTGGTCTCTAATGGAAGCTTGGACTTCGAATTTGACACGTGGCGCTAGTGAGTCGAAAgtcaaaacataatatatttacttatttatttacctaatgaaaaaaaaataccaatgtgtgtgtttttatccGATATTTAAACTCACAAACACTAGTAAACATGGTAAacatcccgttttaagttctaatgacatTACtattgaccatgtcagtttaaaaaattatagtGTGTGTTTTTTTTCACAAGCCTTTAAGGGTTCTcatgttttattaatgtatttactACAACTACATTAAACCAACAAATTAactactcagagacatttaatgattacataaactattccttagtaacgattttgttccgaaaacaattgctaaggactcggttaagtgaccattaaatgtctttgacaACGGCAGTCAATGGCTTTACGCTCCATCAGTGCTACTTTCTACGTCAAGTCCCAAGTTCGATTTCTATAGCTATCAAATTGACTTGCTTTTCAGAAAGCAGattttgaaattgatatttaatttaatttaatcttatcTCGTTGACTAGTTatcttgtataataatattgtttcagtTTGTATTATTCCACTAGTATTCATGTATTTAATGTGTAACTTTGTTAGAAATTATGTGATTCAGGTTTGTTCTACTcaaacaacaattaattttatagataacGATCTACAATAGCTACTGTTCTAACTCTacaataatagggatgatgatgggatatgaaaattaaaaatctgttaggtaatgaaaaaatattagacacgtatttttttattttgtcatataagataacaatacttagataaaacgaatcaattaagttaagagtgggagcaaatatgtcattaCGATGTGTAAAACGTAgttacctagaagtgacgtcacgcgatatttcaaatcgatatatcttcgaaagtatttgtttcagcaagaaaataaaaaatacgtgtgtaatgttttaaaataatctacaagacggacattaaaataaaaattagccatctaccctattataattTATGGGTTTGAAcgcaatttgaaatattttgcgTTGGTCAGTCCATTTATTTAGGTTCGCTTATGTATAAGTGCAATAAAAGTCTAATACTAAATACAATTCAGAATAACGGTTACTGTGTTTTTGGTCACCAGATCGCGCTAATGTAGCAAGAGTTTTCGTCCAATCACTgaagctgtcaaatattgaacgtccaatggtgtgacactagctaattctCTATTGGACGAAAACGAGAAGTTGACACTAGCGCCATCTTGTGAGTGAAAATACAGTAGCAATTGAGGATTCGGGCGTTAGAGTAACTGCGTATGTCCtattatggtaagcgtccacaggtccgcatcgcacgcatcggacggatcgcagcAAACGAATTGACTGCGTCCGTATCTTGCGGatcggatcagtggacgcagttttatgagtttctatacaagacaaactaaaatccgttgcgtgggatgcgtacgatgcgtatgATGAGGGCCTGTGGACCTACCTTACCTTACCTGGCTTACTTTTATTctcaataatatttcttttttgtataatgattgttatatttattgttagtaatacatcgaaatgagatatttcgactccaacaaatattcaattttaatttaacaaaaataaatgtataggtTCTTCTCCCGCTCTGCTTCTAAAAAGAAGAGAGCAACCGAGTAGTAATTgtttcgtaataaaaaaaagaacattacgTTACGATAAGTTATTTTGGCTTTgagctttgttttgtttactcaCTCAGAATGAACTTAAGTAGTAAAAAATTCTCATCATTTTCTACGTAATCGTTTTAAGATAATATTTCTATGGTTAATGAAATAAGCGAGTTTACATACGAGCAACTAGCAAAGACAACAATTTGgtagaattaactaaaaatcacggtttactctcgtaaattaatggagaaaagctctactagtttcgaggcaACGCCGCCAGCGTCAACGCACTGGCTAACCAGGGGCCGTgacgcgggttcgattcccgcacggaacaatggtcgatcactgatcagtgcgagagggacggagctatacaaacTACAtaactccgtccctctcgcactggtcagtgatcgaccattctgacacaattgtaacaacagactaaggccccagtatgcgcaacgtcgccgcgtctgcccACGCTGCCCATGATGagaagtccctctgtgactcgaaactagtagagcttctcTCAAATAATTtgcgtgaataaaccgtgatttttagtcaatttagtatgtttcacgatagttattatataaaactttgtGGCAGGCAGATATATCTATCGTTGTACCGGATTGCTCGTGTGTCAGCTAACAATATAGAAGATCAAAGTATTTGTTACGCTACAATACGAAAATGgcatttcaataacaaaaatcttGTATAAATAATGCTTACTTTAGTATAAGTTATGCTTAAAGCTAATCCtttactttatacatatttactaagCCAATAATTGGCCTCTTCTAGTAAATACCAGTTATTTAGAAGGCCATTTGTAACAATGTGATAATTGTAAGTAGCTAGCTGTATCAGTACAAGCTAAAATGACGCTAATATGCTGTTACATTTGAGATTATTTTCCAATATCCCCTGTGCAATTTAAACAGCTCTCCAGCCTCTATGTTCTTCCTTTAGAATAGTTAAAACCTAATGTATTTGTAGTGTCGATTAAATAAAAGGAATTGTTTAATTCACTATGAAGTCAAGGATTTTTgtcctagtttttttttacatgttaATAAAAGGAAATTAGTATATAACAAATGTTTTCATCCTCTCCTCTCACGTCATCGCAGCATCATAAAGCGGTAAAGGGAAAAGGTAAAAAGGAAggtataccattttagaatcctcaTTAAATGGGCCAACTTTGGTGACGTTTGTCACTAGTAGCGCAATATATTCTGTTTTCTCTTTCAGTACTTATACTTATGGtaacttaaagtaaggtgaaaacaTTATGAATGTATGACGATATAACAGATAACTGTTAGAGCCTTGTCAATGACTAAGACGTCGAATTCAGAGACAACATGTACATAAAACAGTATACAtcttttttataaatgataatgtTAAAGTGTAGGtatgatttcatatttttcgTACTAAATACAGAGATACAGTTTCCCAATGCAATAgagtcaaagttatttatttcaaatagaccgagaaggcacttttgaaagtcaaagcaaattaaacaatataaaaaaaaacaaaacgtctgATTGTCGGTTAGtcgtcctctagtgaagctatttgctcgttccaaagtgtagattcctatggagaagaacgagcaagaaactccataggttactgtttttcaatcagattcacaatacaattcttggtaacATTGGGTCAATTATGTGAGAAgttgagaacaatgtaacaccaatatccAGTCAAAGAGATCGAAAAAGATAATAACCTTGAggatattatataaaacaatgcaATCTGGAGCTGACCTAGAGCTAGAGTTCCAAAACTGTACAATGAACACACACCATCATGATAGTGCCATCTGTATTATTACGGAACCTAAGAGAACTGTGAATCCATTACGTGACTATGTTCATTCTTCAGTGTGAATGAGGTACGTTACTTAGTTCCTACAAACAAAAGCTCTCAAATGATCACGTCAACGGGGACTACTTTTGCGCgggcctcaaagagccatcagaccaccacagagtgggcccagtaggactaatacctgatctggagctgcggaatacctagcaggttcaccggggctccggctcgaaaagcaggagtaggaacggggtggtttttagtcagtaaaagtctgacactttctctcgtctcgcccaaggcgggagaaggcattggatgacttttcccccacaaaaaacgGGGACTACTGCATTTCGCTCACCAGATGGCGCTAGTGTGAACCTCTCGTTTTTCATCCAATAGGGAATAAGCTaatgtcacaccattggacatTCGATATTTGACGGCTTCAGTGATTGGACAGACAGACCTCTTGCTATATAAGCGCCAACTGGTTCCCAAAAAACGGTAGCCTCTATTAGATGCTTTTTTACCAAAAGATTGAaagtattgtaactttcgtgagacatactaaattaattattatgttatcggcttactcacgtattcgccgcgtcgtgtgtcgcggaatgctgctcatgaataagagccacttgcatggcttgaaactagtcgaattcctcgtcaaacaaatacgtgagtaagccgataacataataattaagattgaAACTAAAGACAAATCcgttcacatttttatttaaggcATTGATAGAcgtacaaagaaaaaataaaatcaaggcGGCTGCAAGTCCCTCTCATCGAAATCAGAAGGTGGTCCTCTATTGTCGTGTGCATTAGCTTCGGGGCGGTCTTTAGTCGGCTTTTTGAcgtaatattcataatttaagaTAAATGACCTCTCAACAATGTtggttatatcaatattacaagcCAGTAACTTCTCATATATTATAAGGTACCATATGAAATGTGTTTTCGCCTTGAAAGCTTTCATTTGTGCCAACAGATTCTCCATTTTGGCTATGACGGCTGTAGCAGTACCATACAAAACGGATATTTGGTAGGTCGGTAACTCGTGGTATTTCTTGCGGAACGGGTATGTTATGTTCATTCTTGCCTGGGTCTTGTAAATGCTGTGCTGCAGGAGGTCCATGGCTTTGTCGGAGATGTATGTGTTGTTGGGTTTTTCGTCGACTAATTCAGCTTTTCGCCGGAAGCTGTTATGTCGCCGTGTCAGTGTCGCGATTGTGTCCTCCTCATGTTTCTGTTTAGCAaagctaattatttttttgacaCTATACACGTCTAGTACGTTAATGTCGAGATTTTCATTAGTCGGGTCTATGTCTGCGTTTCCAACAGGCTTCCCTAAGATGATATTAGCGATGGTATTGTCGCTGTAGCTGTGTCCTAAGAATTTCGTTAGTAATTTGTCGAGAGTTTCGGCTTGCGGCACTGGTTTTCCCCGTTTTAACATAACACATTGTGAGTGATGTATGTCTgttgaaaaaaaatgtatttatgtacttatttcataacaataatatgtgcAGTAATGGTAATGTAGAGAGCACCTCGAGTTAAACCCTTTCCTCGTGGTAGCAGGTTGTAGTGATATATTATTGCCTACACAATAATATATGAGGTTCGAACCATCAAAGATTTGAATCGACTAGAGTCCACTGCATTTCACAGTTGAATTTGCTAACTGATTGAATGACTAGCTCCCTAACCAATAAAAACGAGGTGGTGGGGGACTGTAGGCGTAGCCGAGTGGCGCAACAGTATGGCATACATTCATTAGTGCCCTACCCTGCTCTCTCCGTGGGTGTCGTAAACCTGACGTAAGGATACATGTAATTGAAACAAAGCCAGTAGCGCTCTCTGAATCTATTAAATTGCGATTCTTAGCCCTCTGTAAGGCATGGATAGTATTGGAAAACCTACTTCGATAGAGGACctgtagtccagcagtggactgtcggCGGCTAATGGAAAGAACTTTAGAAATATACTTACAGGATATAGCAGTAATGAAATAAACGATCAGCATTACCTTCTGTACCTAAGACttattaagatttaaaattatagtacATAAACTTcatattacctaattaaaaataaattaaaatgtacgtTTTATTGTACGAATGAAATTAGTTAACGTAATTGAAAATTCTTCGTTTACCATTTTAAGTCCCGAGTGAAGAGGTTGCTCCTAagtagacgtgctccaccgtccgccacatcatcgcttaccatcaagcaagatggtggccaaatgctatcctattaagtattaaaaaaatatgcttgAAGGATTGGCTTGGTTTAGAAAAATTGTCTTCAAATATTCTTCGGATGTCCACGATTCAGTAACTCCAAGTCTTAATTAGATTTGACATAAGGTCACGCCTTTATAGTAGAGGTTCCGATGTAATATGGACCTTTACCAATCTTTTTAATCCTTCGAAATCTACCGTGTGTAAATGTCTACTGTCTTATTCATAGATTAAGTAGTTGCAGCGCGTCGccttccgcgcgcgcctcaaagagccatcagacctccaccactacctagcgggtttaccagggctccggctcgaatagcaggagaaggaacggagtgttttttagtcagtaagagtctgacactccctctcgctttgcccaaggcgggagaagtcattggatgactttcccccctcaaaaaaaaagtagttgCTGAAATATACATTTGGCTAGCGAAGTGTAAATAACTATTAATGTAaacagaccatcacagatgagccccagtagggttgatgcctcaTCCGGTgttgcggactacttagcgggtttaccggggctccggttcgagaACCAGTAACAATCTGACATTCGTTCTCGCCTCGCCTatggcgggagaagacattggttGGTTTTcccgacataaaaacaaaaaacagacTTAAAAACAGTAAATGAATGGTATCGGAAGATTGAACTCGCAATGGACTCGCTTACAATTATGGGactcattaattttatagattaagtattttaagttaatacACTGGTGgaaataaaaaacacttaaGGTTATccgtatattgaaaaatatacagtaCATTACTGCTGTTTATTGATTGCTTTATCCAGGTCCTTTATTTTTGCTTTGTGTATTTCGTGAATCTTACATAATACCCGAAAGGTATTGTCGAACGATACGTAGTAGTATGAGGCTCTCCAATGACTTATTACGTTCTCAAGGGAGTATTTGTGGTTACTATTATACGCATATCGATAACGGCgcattattttgtacttaatgaGTTTTAGGCGCTGATACAAGAATGCGATGCGGTAACTCGCGCCCTTATTGCTGTAGTATTTACTCTGTTCAACGGGCTTAACTTTATGTCGCGCCATGTACATTGTTTGAAGCATCAAATCTAGGATCTTGCGTTTCACATAGAATATGTACGCTTCCTTTTCTCTATTCCAATTTGATGACTTTACAACAGCTTGTCTTCTAGACGCGTTAAGTGTGGGGTCGTTTTTACCCATAAAGTCTGCAATTTTAGTGATTTTCTTCTTAaacttgtttatgtttattttatctaagtCCATTGATAAGTTCTTGATAATTGCGCCTGGGATATTTTCGTAATCTAATGAGGTTTTTTTAGTAAGTGTTGGGAGCATGTCGCTGAGGTTTGGGAAATCTTCGAGGCTGAAGTCCATATCGTCGTATGCTATGTCCATTGCGGTGACATTACTGGCAACTTGGGTTTTGTTTGCGTTAATACCAATTTGTACAATAGCTGGAAGAAGTAATAATACAACCGTTTAGAACATTGCAATGCAGCACACTACGTAATAAATATATAGCCTCGAGAAATGACTAACTTGGggtaagttaaatatttttgcatttaaaCCTCATAATTCGAAGTTCGGAATTCAAGAACAGCTCAATTCCAGCTTGGAATGTTTTCCGGAAGTTTTGAAAATTGTAGAATTTGTTGTTCTTTTTTCGATTTTCATTTTGCTCTCTGCTCTgcagcaaattaaaaaaaatagaaaatttaacCGATGTACATATAGCGCGACTAGAATACTTTAGTTAATTGTATAGTATCAtatcatatggtattctcctgtgggggaatacTCCTGACATTCAGTCAGTCTTTGTACTGCAGGAGAGacccattcgatcaatttataatcttagtgcgaggcactctcttagggaactatttaaagaaattaatataatgactgtacCCTctcaatctttatatatataattcttctgtaagtgtgtatgtcactgaacttctctttaACGACTGGACCATGTAATAGGGTCCGTGTataaccgcttattttcttaagtctagtagtgggaacaacataattgtttttacatgcagtatattatgtatatcactatacttttaaaactgcatcgttggccgagtggttgcgaCTGCCGACAATGTTTTtcgggtttaattcccgggtcgggcaaatgtTACTGGagttttttttggtttttcgaaaatttcaacACGGTGGTACCATCGGAGTCTGGAATATGTGCCCGTTAAATAaatgtcataacatttgaatgtAAATGTGCCATGGCAAAAAGGCTCACCACCTCGGTTTTGCTTATTACAGAAACGGTGTCAAATTAAAACGGTGTAGACAGGACAAACGATGTCGGGAAGGGTATATTTAAACTGTAGTGtatttcatggaacgaagttatgaatttttccaatattttacttttttatttttcatgcgaattaaaattagggaGATAGTAGGTAGGCGATCgaattgacagaagaaatgtttcgtaattagcgagtgaccctgtagcgttgtgacacgtttgtatgatttataaaatcaagaaccatgcgacaccaagtatttggtaccaatattttttaaacgtattttaagctgaaacatTGTGTTGAGAttttattcaacctgtattcttcagtgctttttgatgtatatgggtattttgttacacgctatATACATAACTATAATCAAAGTATGACccaaaataaattttgaaatattattaaagaaaaacttcacAGTAAAGCATTTT from Spodoptera frugiperda isolate SF20-4 chromosome 4, AGI-APGP_CSIRO_Sfru_2.0, whole genome shotgun sequence encodes the following:
- the LOC118272544 gene encoding uncharacterized protein LOC118272544 — protein: MLIVYFITAISYIHHSQCVMLKRGKPVPQAETLDKLLTKFLGHSYSDNTIANIILGKPVGNADIDPTNENLDINVLDVYSVKKIISFAKQKHEEDTIATLTRRHNSFRRKAELVDEKPNNTYISDKAMDLLQHSIYKTQARMNITYPFRKKYHELPTYQISVLYGTATAVIAKMENLLAQMKAFKAKTHFIWYLIIYEKLLACNIDITNIVERSFILNYEYYVKKPTKDRPEANAHDNRGPPSDFDERDLQPP